The stretch of DNA agtgtttgtatataagagagctagtgtacaagtgtttgtatgtaagagagctagtgtacgagtgtttgtatgtaagacagctagtgtacaagtgtttgtatgtaagagagctagtgtacaagtgtttgtatgtaagagagctagtgtacaagtgtttgtatgtaagagagttagtgtacaagtgtttgtatgtaagagagttagtatacaagtgtttgtatataagagagctagtgtacaagtgtttgtatgtaagagagttagtatacaagtgtttgtatataagagagctagtgtacgagtgtttgtatataagagagctagtgtacaagtgtttgtatgtaagagagctagtgtacaagtgtttgtatataagagagctagtgtacaagtgtttgtatgtaagagagttagtatacaagtgtttgtatataagagagctagtgtacgagtgtttgtatataagaaagctagtgtacaagtgtttgtatgtaagagagttagtatacaagtgtttgtatataagagagctagtgtacgagtgtttgtatgtaagagagctagtgtacgagtgtttgtatgtaagaaagcaagtgtacaagtgtttgtatataagagagctagtgtacaagtgtttgtatgtaagagagctagtgtacgagtgtttgtatgtaagacagctagtgtacaagtgtttgtatgtaagagagctagtgtacaagtgtttgtatgtaagagagctagtgtacaagtgtttgtatgtaagagagctagtgtacgagtgtttgtatataagaaagctagtgtacaagtgtttgtatgtaagagagttagtatacaagtgtttgtatataagagagctagtgtacgagtgtttgtatgtaagagagctagtgtacaagtgtttgtatgtaagagagctagtgtacaagtgtttgtatgttgGAGAGCTaatgtacaagtgtttgtatgtaagagagctagtgtacaagtgtttgtatgtaggagagctagtgtacaagtgtttgtatataagagagctagtgtacaagtgtttgtatgtaagagagctagtgtacaagtgtttgtatgtaggagagctagtgtacgagtgtttgtatgtaagagagctagtatacaagtgtttgtatataagagagctagtgtacgagtgtttgtatgtaagagagctagtgtacaagtgtttgtatataagagagctagtgtacgagtgtttgtatataagagagctagtgtacaagtgtttgtatgtaagagagttagtatacaagtgtttgtatataagagagctagtgtacaagtgtttgtatgtaagggagctagtgtacaagtgtttgtatataagagagctagtgtacaagtgtttgtatgtaagagagctagtatacaagtgtttgtatataagaaagctagtgtacaagtgtttgtatgtaagagagctagtgtacaagtgtttgtatgtaagagagctagtgtacaagtgtttgtatgtaagagagctagtgtacaagtgtttgtatgtaagagagctagtgtacaagtgtttgtatataagagagctagtgtacgagtgtttgtatgtaagaaagctagtgtacaagtgtttgtatgtgtacaagtgtttgtatgtaagggagctagtgtacaagtgtttgtatataagagagctagtgtacaagtgtttgtatgtaagagagctagtatacaagtgtttgtatataagaaagctagtgtacaagtgtttgtatgtaagagagctagtgtacaagtgtttgtatgtaagagagctagtgtacaagtgtttgtatgtaagagagctagtgcacgagtgtttgtatgtaagaaagctagtgtacaagtgtttgtatgttggagagctagtgtacaagtgtttttatgtaagagagctagtgtacaagtgtttgtatgtaagagagctagtgtacaagtgtttgtattgCATTCTGTTTTTCTTTTTAGTTTGTTGGCGTAATATTAGCCTGTTGCCTTGCTGGTTCCATCAAACAAAACTACGCAAGGGTCATCTAGACATCTTCTTTGCCAGCCTTATCTCTACCATTGTTATACATACCATGGATTGCCGTTTTCAACGTCCAGTCATCCaatcaataaatattttcaGTTGTCACCATGTGTTACTATGTTTAGCGAGcactgtctatttataacatttaCAATATTTCTTTAGATCTCATGATAGTGTTGTGTTTGTTCACTATGTAGTAGATTTTGGTTAAAGCTTCTACTCATGATAGTTTTGTGTTTGTCACCATGTAGAAGATTGTGATTAAACCTTCTGCAAGTACGTACAACCTTTGTAGCCATGGCTAATGCTTTAATTTGCATTTTAGGTTTTTTGTCTCAAACGTAAAAGTGCCTTTGCGTGGGTTCATTAAGTTATGCATGTTTTATCTGATGGTAATATTTGCTTTAGACACTCGCCATTAAAGTTTGCTCTGCGCAGTGGCGTGAATGATTCTTTCTATTTTGTGATTTTTAGTCTGTTGGCTAAAGCTTTTATTTAGATGCCAAGATTATGGTGCGCAGATTATAATGGtttattttgaatttattttagttATGACAGATAGCAGTATGtcactttttgttttttgatgtttgttcaaaatatattttcatgtcAACGTGGACAATCATATTGAACACTGTTCTCTTCTCTAGTGCCTCATCAGGCATTGCATGTAAACACTAGTGATGCGTACAAGTTTGAGTCGCAAGCATCTAACAGCTATTGACATGCTAGACAAGTGTCTGGAAGGCTGCATCTGCTCAGTTTATTAGGAATATGTGTGTATTCAACAGCTTACGTTGAAGTATTAAATGTACATTTagcaaaaacattattttttcatattaCCAATAGATTACATATATAAACAGTTATTTAATTTCATTGTAGGCTAAAAATGTTTCTATAAGAGCGTCTAGGAtaagattattaaaaaaatggCTTTATAGAGGTCAATTGGCGAATAGAGATCATGAACTAATTTGCAatgttatataattatgatgaatAATATATCTCTAGTCTTCAGTCTCCACATAAGCATCCTCCACATAAGCAGGATCCTCATCATGTAAAGACTGCCTGGTAACATCCTGATCATACACATAATTTTCATCTTGCACTTGTCCTGTTCTTTGGTTCATCTTTGATAGTTTTATGCCTCCTTTAGTCCGTAAACACCTCCTTAACTCTTCTGGGCTGATTTCTGTTGATTGTGAGATTCCGATTCCTTGCACATGTACATTAACTAAAGGAGCCAACTGTTCATCTCTCTGGTTAGTATGCTGGCCTTGCACGACAAGAATACCGTGTTTGTCTAAAGTTGCCGTGATTGAACGCGGGCTGACATCAGCAGGTAAAACATAGGACCTGGTAAACTCTTTGCTTATACAATTCTCACTGCAATGGCAGATGTGCTTCCCTTGAACTGTCACTCTTCCTCCTGCAATGTTGACTGTGATGTCATCAGGAACGTAGCCTTCTACTTTGTGTCTCGCTATTTCCACAGGTCGGCTTCGTCTACAAAACCacaaacaaaattgtaaatCCTTTAGGTATGACCAGGTTGTAAAACTCTGTTTCAATTGTTCTGCGAATAGTGAAAGTTGTGTTAACTTTGAATATTGACTATAGTTAGGGTGTTCAAGAGATTAGCAACATCCTACCTTATTATTTCAGGGTTTGGAAGCTTTTTCTTCTGACTCTCTGGTACCGCTTGTCTTCTACTTGTTTCTCCCATTTGTTGTGTCTGTCTAAATTGTTGCTTATTTTCCATATTATTACAGTTGTCCTGTATCCGGGTAGAGAATTGCTGTTGTTGACTCGCACATGGTTTGTGGTGATGCTCTGGAACCAAAGTTTCCATGTCGTGAGAGAACTTCCTGTCAGCCGAAGTGGCTGCAGCATCTTTTCCGTTAGGGTTCATCAAAATATGTTCTCTTCTTTGGTTCtccttttaaaaatataaattattgctTTTCACAAAATTCCTGCATCACATGCTTTAACAAACCTTCAGCTATAGTGTATTGTCACTACTGTAGGTCAGCCGGTCATTTTGTGAGTCACTTCCTGTTAGGGTACAAACAAACTAGTAAGTTTTACTAGAGGGAGTTCTCTCGGTGTGGTAAGACAATTCTATTTAAAGCTACTTGAGGCGATTGACCTACTACATCCATTAGTAACCAATCATGCAGTCGTCCACCTACTCCAACACGCCTTCACTCACAAATAAGTAGACAAAATATTCTTTGCTCAGTGCTTTGCTCCTTGTTTCAGTAATAAGAGTGAGAAAAgtacaaaattaaataatacaatattaagCAGTAAAATGTTACGAGTTGGCATAAAAATAAAgtgttattattttactttgtttttattaacttcTGATATTTTACCAGAGTGAAATATAACTATTTACCATTGTTTAACTCGAGTGTCTCAGCAAACTATGACTAGCTGTTAAATTTTCAGAAACATTTCTGTGGTAAAAAATGGTTTGATCGAACAAAACCACCCGCTCCCCCACCATTTGGATAAACTATACTGATTGTTTTGTAGTTGCACTGCGGTTGTTTAGGTTTTTCTTGGAATACCCAATCAATGAGGTAGACACTTCGCTAGGTTCACTCCAATATCCATTTATTAAAAGTAGAATgagatgagagagagagagactagCTGACACTCACCTAGATGATATCGTcattgaaatgctcaaagactCACTCATGTTTGTATACCTCTATAGATGAGGCAGTCACTGCTTTAGGTCGAAATTCAGAGTTCTAAATTAATCAGTTACTGTTGGAAGTAAATCGTTTTTTATTCCGTCTTAACCTCCAATCTAAGGTAccataaaatctctatttgtaagccatggcgctctatttttaacccttcctttatagtggtggtcaaatagaggttgtaTGGTAAATATGCAGCTATCAACACTGGATAAATCTACCAATTTCTTACCTCTCTATCCTGATTATACCGGCGTTCTCTTTTGTTCTCCTTTGATGGATTCACCTCCTCTCTATTCGGTTTTGCAAATTCTTGTTGACTTTTCATTTCTTCTTCTCTTGATTCAGAAGTGGTTGGCTTCTCGCTGGAGCATTTCTGAGCCACTCTACTGCTCGTTTCAGCCTGAAAGTTTTGACTAAAGGGTGCAAGCAACATTTTACAGAGGTTTAGTAAAGATATCTAACAAGACAAATGATATGGTTTACAGTTTTGCACTCAATAACTGAAGCAAATGCATTGTCATATAACGCTTGCATTAACTGGTTGTTGTACTCTGCACGAATGGGAAATTCCACACAATTTCAAAGATACAAAATTTCTTAAAGATAGCAGTGAAAGTTAGACAACTGCTGTAATGACAAACTATCTGCGAAAATTTCCAATCACGCAAGGTATTACAGCCGCAAAAAATATGGGAGCATCAAATTAGGGTACATCAGGGCAATCAAAGTGTTATTAAACAATTGATAACTGGTTTATATTGGTTTTTAGAAAAAGTTGATAAAATTATCAAGTGTAAAAACGCTTGAATATTTGAgtcatttatataaataatttgcaAAAGTGATATacgttttttaataaaatcgtTTGTATGCTCATCGTTTTTCATGATggtgaaatataattataaattatattatttataaatatttcagGAGACCACAACATAAGTTTGAATAATTTTAAAGAAGTAAATTACTTGAtattcagtaaaacaaatggTTCTAATACTTTGTGTTAAGAAAGATTTCCGAAAATAATTTGTCATTataggagttgtctatccttcaTTGCTATGTTCAGAAATTTCCGCTGCTTAGAAATTTTGCGAAAATTTTCATTTACGCAAAGTATTAAAACTATACATTAAGTCTATAGATCCGTTCAAAGCACTTCCAAATTATTCTACTGAAGCACATACCGTGGTATCAGTTAAATGATGGGTAGTTATATCATCGTGATAGCTGCCCAATATGTGGTAGTAAGGACGCACAAAGAACCAATCATCATCGAATACTGTGGGAAAGGCACTCCTCCATGGTGCTTCTACGCTCCATCTCAAACCATGCAGATTCCTTCAAGAATACAAAGATGGATACGCTTATGCTAGTTACCAGAGAACTACGATACAAGAAAACCAGCATGGTGTAAATCAATTTAGTTGTCTATGGGAAATACCTACAGCAAGTAGTTCTAGAACTTTTCAATAATGTATTATGGAAAGGTATATATATCCTCGAGTAGTCTTTTTTAATACTGATATGCGCGAATGTCAAATCTCACCTCCGGTAAGGATGGTCATGTCCGCACTGGCCATAGCAACTGAACACCGCTCCACCTAGCAGCAGCAAAGCAATCTTTGACATCATCCCTCTTGCAGACCCGACAAATGATGGAAAGTATAATTAGATCAAAAATGATAGAGGTATGGTAGCTGGTAACTCTGGTAACTGATGAAGAGTGTAACTTGTTGTTTTTGACGTTAATACAAAAAAGATGTTGCCATAATCTATGTGCTTGGCCTTTTATACGTTTGGGTACGGTGCATAAATGATCCATCGATTTACACGTGTATTTAACCTATCTGAATCACTACCACGGGAAACGCGTATAATCTACAAGGAAAAAATATATAGTGTAAAAGCTTTGttgcaaataatattttataggtTTGCGCTTAACTGGTTataataaatttagtttttaaaaggttgTTTTTGAGCAAAATGTGGATTACTTTCGACTGTTTTTGCTAGTTTGGCAAACACtaactaatttcagttttttgtgAGTAGTGTGATTGACTCTGGTCAACATTGCGCAACGTGACTGTAAATTGACTGTCATGCATTTTCGCGTACTTGCATCAGCCCAGTTCATTTGTTTGCTTGTCAGAATAATCATCGACACATCAGCAAACGCTTCgtaaaaccaatgatatacagccccccatatggggctgtatatcactGGTAATACCAACTACCCAAAAGTTTAAATATTCCCTCTCAGCTAGCTATTCCCTTGATATTCCCTCCCGCTAGCTGGTTGATTTACTTTTAAGATTAAGATTTACATCCATGCAAAACTTCCTGTTTTTGATAAAGAATGTGAAATAGGTTTTAAGAATACATGTACTTTTCGGCAAGCTTCATAAAGTATAATACACTCTCTTGCATTTCTCAGCCTGAACCTTTTCAAGATTTGTTACAACCGATTTACATGTGGAACTGTCTTATTCCAGTAATAAACAGCTGATATACTCTACAGTGTTCAGGTGAGTTTGGCCTTCAACTCAATCTCTTGATATCTCTTCCccactttttattaaaaaatactaGCAGTAAGCCAGGTGTTGCCCATGATTTCGTTCATTTTCACTTCTATAGTCAGTAGGTGGGTGTTTAGGAGGCTGCTTATCAGGAACCAGACGAAGTTTTGCagccaaatattttgacaaCTTGGCGGAAGGTGTGGATCATATGCGTGTGAAATGGGTAAAAGAATGTTTGATTTACACGCAGACACAATGGTAAATAGGGGTTTACTAATATAGATTACAACAACATGGTCTCATATATAGATTACAACACCATAGTCTCTATATAGATTACAACACCGTGGTCTCTATATAGATTACAACACCATGGTCTCATATATAGATTACAACACCATGGTCTCATATATAGATTACAACACCATGGTCTCTATATAGATTACAACACCATGGTCTCATATATAGATTACAACACCGTGGTCTCTATATAGATTACAACACCATAGTTTCTATATAGATTACAACACCATGGTCTCATATATAGATTACAACAACATGGTCTCATATATTGATTACAACTCTATGGTCTTGTATATACGTTAGCAACCCTTTTAGGGGAcagccatagacctattaactatactgtatagttaataggtctatggggACAGCTAATTTTAAACATTAGCAGTCCATTGGTCATATGTACTATCCAATCACTACATCAGATTAGTAACAAACCAGGAAGCAAACCAGGAAGCAGTGCTCCCAAAACCATAGctaataaagtaaaaataaatttttatgaagTTGATAAGATTGCTGAAAAGCCACAAAAATCTTTAGCATTTCGATTTTTTTGGATGGAACTGCTTTTTTCTTGCAGCCAGATTGGTTTGAACTAGGCATTTTAGAGCATGCGTTTCTGTGGCATGTTTGATAGAGAATTGCAGAGCAGAGGACGTCGCTAAGTTTCAACACTTGCAGTGAGTAACGATGTCATGCTCTCAGCTGTAGTAAAAATATCGATAATGAAAGCACCAATATGAAGGGCAACAGCTATTCAAGTTATATTTATGTTCTGAAGTCTCACTATATATGCTTAGGTCAAGGTGTGCCATCCCTCTCTTTCTTTTTGTCTCCCTCTCTGttcttctctccctccctctccctcctctctttttctctctctctttctttctctctttctctctccctctttctctctctctccctctctttccctctctctccctctctctctccctctatctccctctatctccctttctctccctctctctccctctctctccctctctctctctctctctctctctctctccctctctctctctttctctctctctctctctctctctctctctctctctccctctctctctctttctctccctctctctccctctctctctccctctctctctctctctctctctctctctctctctctctctctttctctctctctttctttctctctctctctccctctctttctctctccctctttctctctctctttct from Watersipora subatra chromosome 2, tzWatSuba1.1, whole genome shotgun sequence encodes:
- the LOC137386822 gene encoding uncharacterized protein; the protein is MMSKIALLLLGGAVFSCYGQCGHDHPYRRNLHGLRWSVEAPWRSAFPTVFDDDWFFVRPYYHILGSYHDDITTHHLTDTTAETSSRVAQKCSSEKPTTSESREEEMKSQQEFAKPNREEVNPSKENKRERRYNQDREENQRREHILMNPNGKDAAATSADRKFSHDMETLVPEHHHKPCASQQQQFSTRIQDNCNNMENKQQFRQTQQMGETSRRQAVPESQKKKLPNPEIIRRSRPVEIARHKVEGYVPDDITVNIAGGRVTVQGKHICHCSENCISKEFTRSYVLPADVSPRSITATLDKHGILVVQGQHTNQRDEQLAPLVNVHVQGIGISQSTEISPEELRRCLRTKGGIKLSKMNQRTGQVQDENYVYDQDVTRQSLHDEDPAYVEDAYVETED